Part of the Bacteroidota bacterium genome is shown below.
TCCTGATCGGATCCGAAATCCATTCGCAGCTTTGGACCACCCGAAGATTTACTTGAACAACGTTTTCGGGATCAAGATAATGCAAGTCCTCCGTCGTTTGCGTCACAATTTCTGAAATGTCAACCTTGGCCTTGGACAATTCTGTGCGCGCATTGATGCTATAATCGCTGATCTCCCGGATGAAGGTATCGAGCTTCACGGCTGATTTCTCCATGAGCTCCAAATACATTGCTGTCGCCGGCGAATTGTCCTCCGCCGCAGCAAGTGAATGCAGACCCAACAGGGATGTCACCGGACCGCGCATTTCGTGGGAAGCACGGTAGACAAAGTGGTCGAGTTCTGTATTGGTTTTGTCGAGTTCTGAGTTTTTGATCCGCAGTGCAGATTCAGTTTCCGCCAACGAAGTGATTTCAATGCCGCAGCCAAGCATGAGGTCCATCGAACCATCTGCGCGATAAATGGGGCACAAGGTGCGCAGAAATGCACGTTTTTCGCCCTTTGCGTTGGTCAGGTCTTCCCTGAAGGAAACCATTTCGCCTTTGGCAAGCACACCTTGATATAAAACGTACCGATTTTCCGCGATTCTGGGATCGAGGCCTCTGTGCGCGCAGTATTCAAATTCGTTGTGGCCAATCATCCATTTCCGCAACTTCTCGTCCTTTACAGCGCTATGGTTGAGAAAGGCATATTTGAAGTCCTGATCAAAAATCGCGATGTCAATGGGAATGTGATTGAGCACCTTTTCCAGAAAATCAGTCGATCTTTCTCTCGCAGCGGACTCCCTCCGTTGAAGGGTTTCGGCTAGATGATTGACTTCGGTTGCAATGGCATCAATTTGTGGATCAGCACTTTCAAGAAAAATCCTGGCGTCATAATCACCGGAATTCACTTTCCTCAATGCCTCCAATAGTTGTGAAAGTGCCGCCTCGTCAGCCATTTGTCGTGTGATCTTTAGGAAGCTGCAAATAAAGGAATGGTGTCTTGATTTCCAATGTCGCCATGGTACGATAGTGGATTTACAAGTTGTGAAATCGTCTCTAGCGCGCTATTTTTCCATTCAAAGCAGATTCAAGTCATGCGGGAAGAAGTTGCGAAAATCATCGAAGCCTACGAAAACGGGGAAATGGACCTAGAAAATGCTGTTGCCCGGCTCTCTGCTGTCACCAACAAAGAAGTAACTCCTTTTCAATTGGATTCATATCCTTCTTATCAAAGCACAGAGGACTTCATTCAAATTTTGACGCTGAAACCAATCAAAAATTGGAAGAAGATCGACGATGCACGAGCGCGAGACCTGATTGTTGAGATGTACGAGAAGATCGAAAGCCATGTAGTCCAGGCACGCAACGGTGAGGCACTCGAAAAACGATTTGGAAAACCTGCGGGCTTCGTCCGCGATCTGATCGTCGTTCAGGAAATGGACGTCGAAGACATCCTCAGAGAACTCAAAAAGGATACTGTAATCCGACTATGACCTTTAATCCAGTTTTTTTGCATCTCAGATTAGATTCACGAGCCAATTCGTGAGGAATTGTCCGCCAAATGCAAAAATGATATTTATCAGTGTCCGTCGAATTCACTGAGAGAATCCTGACAGCCAAACAAGGCAATACTTCCATTTCCCTATTCACGGTGGGCATTGACTCACAGATTGACACAGATTTTGTCTTTGAGCTGCCAGTTTACAACGACGCAACAGGGAACCTTATCGATTGGCGGCCAATCTTTCACTTTCTTACATCGCTTTCCAACGCCGACAACGTCTTTTTTTTCATTGCTTGCACGATTGCTTCGCAATTCTCAATTCGTAATTCTAACTTTGCACCGCCGTAAAAAGGCTGGACTACTTATTTAGAAAGTCATGTTGGAAGTAAAAAATCTTCAGGCTACCGCTCAAATGGAGCAAAAAGTATTTGGCACGATGTCTGACCTCGGTCACGAGCAGGTTCTATTCTGCAGTGACAATGAGCTGGGACTCAAGGCAATCATTGGCATTCACAACACATCGCTCGGCCCTGCGCTCGGCGGTACACGTATGTGGACCTATGCCAGTGACCTCGACGCACTCAATGATGTTTTGCGGCTTTCACGTGGCATGAGCTACAAAGCTGCCATTTCCGGGCTCAACCTCGGTGGTGGCAAGGCAGTCATCATCGGCGACCCACGCGGAAACCTCAAGTCAGAGGCTTTTATGCGCAGGTTTGGAATGTTTGTCGAAAACCTCAATGGCAAATACATCACCGCCGAGGACGTGGGTACCAACACCCGCGACATGGAGTACATCAAAATGAGCACCGACCACGTCACCGGTTTGCCGATGAGCATGGGCGGCAGCGGCGATCCCTCCCCGGTCACAGCCTATGGCACCTACCTTGGAATGAAGGCCTCCCTCAAGAAATTGACGGGCAATGACAGCCTTGCGGGCAAAAAAGTCGTCGTTCAAGGTACCGGCAACGTCGGTTACTACCTTTGCGAACTGTTGCAAAAAGACGGAGCCATCATCTATGGCTACGATATTTATGACGACAAACTCAAAGCTGTCGTGGACAAATTTGGCGTGAAGGCTATTTCAGCAGACGATGTCTATTCCATGGATGCCGATATCTTCTCTCCGAATGCGCTGGGTGCGATTTTGAATGAAAATACCATTCCGCAGCTGCGTTGCAGCATTGTAGCAGGTGGCGCCAACAATCAGCTCAAAAATGAAACGACGGATGGCGAGGCACTCAGAGCACGCGGCATTCTCTGGGCACCGGACTTCCTGATCAATGCAGGTGGTTTGATCAACGTGTACACCGAACTCGAAGGCTATGACCGCAACCGTGCCATGGCACGTGCTGAAGGTATCTATGCAACGACCCTGCGTTGCTACGACTATGCCGATCAACATGATATCACTACGTCCAAGGCATCTATTGCCCTGGCGCAACAGCGCATCGATGCAGTAGCCCGTTTGAGCCACTTCATTTGATTTTTAAATTAGTTCTTTCAATATTCGTTCATTGTAAAAGCGTATCTCATCGCGATGATCTCAAGAAGGCAAATCAGAATTAAGGTGATGCAAGCCATCTATGCATGGTACTGCACGGGCGACGAGCCGGCACTCACCTTTGACATTAATTTGAAGGAATTCTCTGACGAGATTCGCGATTTTGAACGCCGCAAAGGTGACAAAGGCGATGCACGCCTTTTGATGGAGCTGTTTTACGACACCATCGAAAATGGCGAAGCCTATGACCAACTCATCCAAAGCAAGGCTGAGAATTGGGAATTGGAGCGTATCGCGCTCATCGACCGGATTTTGATGCAAATGGGGATCAGTGAAATGACCCATTTTGAAGAAATTCCGATCAAAGTCACCATCAACGAATACTTGGAGATCGCCAAGAAGTTCAGCACACCCAAAAGTTCGAAATTCATCAACGGCATTTTGGACAGCCTCTATATTCAATTCAAGCAATCAGACAAGATTCAAAAATCTGGTCGCGGCTTGATTGAAGAGACTTTGCCCAAACGTCGGCCCGGTGGATTTGGCCAAGGTCCAACCAACGGACCGAGGTTCCAAGGCCCGCCACGTCAAGACGGTCCGCCACGTGTGCAACAAAAGCCTACGCCGGAGGATGGCCCAAAGCAGCCACCGGTACAGCGCCCAGTGAACGATGAAAAGCTATCGCCAGATTCGGGCGATCAGTCAGGGCCCAAGAAAAGGCCACGCATTCGCAAAAACGACAACGACAACACTTGATTCTTCTCCCATCATGAAAATTGCTGTTACTCTGATCCCAGGAGACGGGATTGGTCCGGAAATTACTGAATCCGTTAAATCCATATTCGCCGCTGCAGGCGCTCCCATTACTTGGGACGAGCACAATGCAGGTGAATCTGTGCTGGAAACGCATGGAGCATTGATTCCTGACACGCTGATCGCATCGATCAAGCAAAACAAGGTTGCACTCAAGGGCCCTTGCACCACTCCAGTTGGCAAAGGTTTCAAAAGTGTCAATGTGACCCTGCGTCAGAAACTTGACCTCTATGCCAACGTGCGTCCAGGAAAAAGTGTCCCAGGCGTCGACTCCAGATTTCAGAATGTGGACCTCGTGACTTTCCGTGAAAACACCGAAGGTCTTTACTGCGGTCTTGAATACTATGATGAAAAGCTCGAGGTCGCAGATTCGATCAACAGGATTTCACGCGTAGGTTCCGAGCGTTTGGTGCGTGCTGCCTTTGAATATGCCCGCAAACACGGTCGCAAAAAGGTGACGCTTGTACACAAGGCCAATATCTTGAAACTCAGCTCAGGATTGTTTCTGAAGACTGGTTTGGAGGTTGCAAAGGAGTACCCAGACATTCAATGCGAAGAAAAGATTATTGACAACATGTGCATGCAGTTGGTCAAAAATCCTGAATGGTATGATGTGGTGGCTACCACCAACCTGTTTGGCGACATTCTTTCTGACCTTGTAGCCGGCCTTGTCGGCGGTTTGGGATTGGTTCCCGGGGCAAACATCGGTTCAGAATATGCAGTCTTTGAGGCCGTGCATGGATCTGCTCCCGACATTGCAGGTCAAAACAAAGCGAACCCGACTGCGTTATTGCAATCAGGTATTATGATGTTGCGTCATTTGAGCCAAAATGAAGTTGCCGACCGCATTGAAAATGCGCTGATGGAAACCCTTTCCCACAAGGAATTGGTGACCGGTGACCTTGGAGGCAAGAATACCACCACTGGATTTACCGCCGAAATCATCAAAAGGCTCTGATAGCCAATTGATTCGGCTTTTGGATGGACACTACAACTAAATTCTTAGGTACAGGTTTCTTTTTTGAGAATGCTGTATTAATTTAGCGGAGTTAAAAATTTGAATTATTAACCACATCGATTAGTGATTGTAATTATGAAAAAAGTTGGAATTTTTCTGTTTAGCGCACTCATGCTGGTCGGCGTGATGTCTTGCGAAAAATCTGGAACGACTGCCGGAGAAGGTACCGACAGCACAAAAACGGCTGGCAGCGAGCCTGCAGCCACAACCGATCCAAATGCGACGACTGCCGAGCCGGTCTCCAACATGCCTTTGACATCTGTCGAATTCATGGAAGAGTCCCACAACTTTGGCGAAGTAGCCGAAGGCGACAAAGTCGAGCACGTGTTCAAGTTCAAAAACACAGGTAGCAACCCGTTGAAAGTGAACAACGTGAAGCCATCTTGCGGCTGTACCACACCAGATTGGAGCAAGGATGAAATTGCCCCTGGTGCAGAAGGTTTTGTCAAAGTGGAGTTTGATTCGAAAGACAAGCGCGGTGTTCAGAAAAAATCTGTGACCGTTACCTTTGAAAACACGGATCCAAAAAACAAAATCCTGAGCTTCAATTGCGAAGTGACTGGAAACGAATGATCCACATCCTTTAGGAATCTAATTTAATGTCAATGTTTTTATCTTTCTTCCTACTGCAAGCCGCTCCTGGCGGTGCTGCAGCTCCGGGTACCGACGCCCCAAAAGGCCCAGGTATGGAAATGTTCATCATGATCGGTGTTATCATCGTGGTGTTTTACTTCTTCATGATTCGGCCACAGCAAAAAAAGCAGAAAGCTGAAAAATTGATGATGGAAAGCCTTCAGAAAGGTGACCGTATTGTGACCATCGGTGGTATTCACGGAAAAATTGTCTCGATCGACGGTGCAACTGTCTTGATTGAGGTCGACAACGGCGTGAAACTCAAAATGGAAAAGGCTGCAGTGAAGCCCGCTCCGGTAGAGGGTGACGACAAGACCAAAAAGGGTTAAGTCCAACCTGCGGTAGGTAATCCGCAATCGTAACCAACGGTTGCCCCAAGACTATGAAAAGATATCAATGGGTGGCTGTAAGCGTTTCATTCGTGCTTGCAGTCACCCTTTGGTTATTGGTAACACTCAACAAACAGACCTATACAACTGCATTTACAATTCCCCTCAAGCTTGTCAATTTTCCTGAAAACCTTCAGCTTCTCAGCGAATTTCCAGATGAAATGGAGGTTTTTACCACGGGACCGGGCATCAAACTCTTTTACCAAGGGCTCGATCCGATCAAAGACACGGTCAAAATCGACTTTGATGTCTTTAGAGACCGCGGCTACTTCACGGCTGGAAAGAATCTGAAGCTGATTTCCGATGCCTTGCAACCGGGACTCACGGCTGTTGCGGCCACACCTGATACGATTTCCCTCTCGTTCGCTGTCAAGTCCAATAAGAAAATTCCCGTTAGGCTTGACCTCGAATGGGACTTGCCGCCCTCCTACCGCGTCAACTTCAGCGACATCCAATATACAGATTCCGTACTTGTCGTCGGGCCAACCGATTCGCTCGACAAAATTGCGGAATGCAAAACGGTGCGTTTCAAGCTGCCAAGCAGCGTGGAACCACAATTTCTGATCATCCCCTTGGATTCAATGAGTCCGCTTCAGTTGTTACCGAACTCCATCAAACTGTCCTACACGCCGCTACCCTACACAGAAAAAGTCATGCGTCTCCCCATCAAGGTGGTGGGCGCACCCATGGATACGCAGGTTCATTTGGATCCAGACTCAGTTGAAGTCAAAATATTGCTTCCGCTCGATCGGTTTGAATCGGTTACCCGAGGCTCTGTTGGCGCGGAGGTCCATTTCCGAACCTTGAATGAACGCAGCAACCTCGTCGTTCCAAGTATTGTCAACTTGCCATCAGATGCCGAACTTGTCTCGTTTGCGCCGAATCTTGTGCGATACATCATGGTCATCAAACAATGATAAAAGAAATCGGCTTGACAGGTGGCATTGGTTCTGGCAAGAGTACGGTTGCCCGGGCAATGATGGCGTTGGGGTACCAAGTTTACTTTGCCGATGAGCGGGCCAAGGCGCTCTATGATGAGGACTTGGAACTGATGTCAAAGGTAAAGGCCTTGGTGGGGCACGATGTTTATGATAAGAATGAGAAGCTCATTCGGCCCAAGTTGGCGGAGCGCATCTTTGCAGACCAACAGCTACTGTCCCAAATCAATGGTCTGGTTCATCCTGCCGTTGGCCAGGACTTTCGCCGTTGGATGGCGGAATTGCCCTCGGTTTATGACAAAAAATTCATTTTGAAGGAAGCTGCAATTCTCTACGAAGCAGGGAGTTACAAAACTTGCCATGGTGTATTGGCAGTCTACGCACCGATAAGCCTGCGTCTCGCGCGCGTGGGCAAACGTGACAACGCCGATCAAGGGCAAGTGCGATCGCGCATGGCACATCAATGGCCGGATGCAAAAAAGTTGCTGCGATCCGATTTTGTCATTTACAACGATGGCATTCATCCACTTACCCCTCAAATCGCAGCTGCCATCCAACATTTCGAACGGATATGATAACATGGTTCCAATACCGTGAGGCTGGACTTTACTGCGTCCCAGGTGACTTTTATGTCGATCCCCACAAACCGGTAGGGCGAGCCGTGGTGTCACATGCCCATTCTGACCACTATCCACGATACTGCCACGAAGTTTATGCCACGGAGGAAACCTTGGCGATCGGCAGGCTCCGATACATGAACAATGCGGCCAAGGTGAGCCACCCACATCCAACTGGAATTGCCTTTCAGGTCGGACCTGTGAAGGTAACTTTTCTCAATGCTGGGCATATTTTGGGCTCGGTCCAAGTATTGCTTGAATTTGACGGCCAACGGATTCTCTACTCAGGCGACATCGGATTTGATCAGAATCCGACATGCCCGCCACTTGAATATCCCGATGTTCCGGTTGATCTGGTGATCTGCGAGAGTACATTCGGAGAGAAGGAACAGCATCCTGCCCCGGAAGCCGCATTGGCGCATTGCATCGAAGAGGCAGGAAAAAGGCCAATCTTAATCGCGACTTATGTGCTCGGCAAGGCCCAGAGAATCAACCGCTTGCTCCATGACCTGCGGCCGGATCTCCCCGTTTTTGTCGACCGCACGATTACGCCGATTCACCGGCTTTACCGCGACTTTGGAATGGATCCCGGAAAACACGTCCTCTACCGTAGGCAAGACGTCAAGCGGGTCCATGGGCAATACGTCTGGCTTCTGCCACCTAAAAAACTGACGGGATTTTCAGGAGACCGCCTCTACCACAAGGTTTTTGCAAGTGGATGGGACAATACAGCTCGATCAGCCTGGCTTAATGGAAGATTGGAGGTTTCGGACCATGCAAGTCAATCGGAGATCGAAAATTATATTCTGAGAATCAATCCAAAAGCCGTTAGATTCTGGCATGGATACCCGACGAGCTTGATTGCCACGTGCAACAATGCAGGCATCGATGCCGCAGAATTGCAGATGGAAGTCGGCTGAAAGAAATTGAAAACATCAAGCGTAAGCGCATTTGTTCATTATTCAGGATTCATTGTTAATTTTGGTTCGTGATAAAAGGTAAAAAGGTCACTGTCGTCATGCCCGCCTACAATGCGGAGCTTACCTTGAGGAAAACCTATGAAGAGGTTCCCCGTGATATCGTCGATGAGGTAATTTTGGTGGATGATCGCAGCCGCGACAATACCCCTGCCCTTGCCCGCGAACTCGGCATTGACCGGGTGATTGTCCATGACGTCAACAAAGGTTACGGTGGGAACCAAAAAACCTGCTATACGGCCGCATTGGAAAACGGTGCCGACATTGTAGTCATGTTACACCCTGACTATCAATATACACCAAAACTTCTGGAAGCAATGGTCTACCCCATTGCAAACGGTTTGTTTCCGGTGATGCTCGGCTCCCGCATACTCGGAAAAGGTGCCCTGAAAGGCGGAATGCCGATGTACAAGTACATCGCCAACCGATTCCTGACAGCATTTCAGAACATCCTGATGGGGCAAAAGCTCGCAGAATACCACACTGGGTACCGGGCTTTTTCCAAAGAAATTCTGGAGCAATTGCCCTTGGGGGAGAATTCTGATGATTTTGTCTTTGACAATGAGATGCTCGGCCAAATCACCTACGCAGGGTTCATCATCGGCGAAG
Proteins encoded:
- a CDS encoding HAMP domain-containing histidine kinase, encoding MADEAALSQLLEALRKVNSGDYDARIFLESADPQIDAIATEVNHLAETLQRRESAARERSTDFLEKVLNHIPIDIAIFDQDFKYAFLNHSAVKDEKLRKWMIGHNEFEYCAHRGLDPRIAENRYVLYQGVLAKGEMVSFREDLTNAKGEKRAFLRTLCPIYRADGSMDLMLGCGIEITSLAETESALRIKNSELDKTNTELDHFVYRASHEMRGPVTSLLGLHSLAAAEDNSPATAMYLELMEKSAVKLDTFIREISDYSINARTELSKAKVDISEIVTQTTEDLHYLDPENVVQVNLRVVQSCEWISDPIRIKMLIHHLLSNSIKYRDPQKIACRAGIEVNVTPRQILIEVSDNGKGIRAEHRERLFDMFFRATHDAFGSGLGLYIVAEVLQKLGGSVALESEVGQGTTFKLTLPNHIGLVE
- a CDS encoding Glu/Leu/Phe/Val dehydrogenase; translation: MLEVKNLQATAQMEQKVFGTMSDLGHEQVLFCSDNELGLKAIIGIHNTSLGPALGGTRMWTYASDLDALNDVLRLSRGMSYKAAISGLNLGGGKAVIIGDPRGNLKSEAFMRRFGMFVENLNGKYITAEDVGTNTRDMEYIKMSTDHVTGLPMSMGGSGDPSPVTAYGTYLGMKASLKKLTGNDSLAGKKVVVQGTGNVGYYLCELLQKDGAIIYGYDIYDDKLKAVVDKFGVKAISADDVYSMDADIFSPNALGAILNENTIPQLRCSIVAGGANNQLKNETTDGEALRARGILWAPDFLINAGGLINVYTELEGYDRNRAMARAEGIYATTLRCYDYADQHDITTSKASIALAQQRIDAVARLSHFI
- the nusB gene encoding transcription antitermination factor NusB, translated to MISRRQIRIKVMQAIYAWYCTGDEPALTFDINLKEFSDEIRDFERRKGDKGDARLLMELFYDTIENGEAYDQLIQSKAENWELERIALIDRILMQMGISEMTHFEEIPIKVTINEYLEIAKKFSTPKSSKFINGILDSLYIQFKQSDKIQKSGRGLIEETLPKRRPGGFGQGPTNGPRFQGPPRQDGPPRVQQKPTPEDGPKQPPVQRPVNDEKLSPDSGDQSGPKKRPRIRKNDNDNT
- a CDS encoding NAD-dependent isocitrate dehydrogenase; this translates as MKIAVTLIPGDGIGPEITESVKSIFAAAGAPITWDEHNAGESVLETHGALIPDTLIASIKQNKVALKGPCTTPVGKGFKSVNVTLRQKLDLYANVRPGKSVPGVDSRFQNVDLVTFRENTEGLYCGLEYYDEKLEVADSINRISRVGSERLVRAAFEYARKHGRKKVTLVHKANILKLSSGLFLKTGLEVAKEYPDIQCEEKIIDNMCMQLVKNPEWYDVVATTNLFGDILSDLVAGLVGGLGLVPGANIGSEYAVFEAVHGSAPDIAGQNKANPTALLQSGIMMLRHLSQNEVADRIENALMETLSHKELVTGDLGGKNTTTGFTAEIIKRL
- a CDS encoding DUF1573 domain-containing protein, translating into MKKVGIFLFSALMLVGVMSCEKSGTTAGEGTDSTKTAGSEPAATTDPNATTAEPVSNMPLTSVEFMEESHNFGEVAEGDKVEHVFKFKNTGSNPLKVNNVKPSCGCTTPDWSKDEIAPGAEGFVKVEFDSKDKRGVQKKSVTVTFENTDPKNKILSFNCEVTGNE
- the yajC gene encoding preprotein translocase subunit YajC, which translates into the protein MEMFIMIGVIIVVFYFFMIRPQQKKQKAEKLMMESLQKGDRIVTIGGIHGKIVSIDGATVLIEVDNGVKLKMEKAAVKPAPVEGDDKTKKG
- a CDS encoding dephospho-CoA kinase — its product is MIKEIGLTGGIGSGKSTVARAMMALGYQVYFADERAKALYDEDLELMSKVKALVGHDVYDKNEKLIRPKLAERIFADQQLLSQINGLVHPAVGQDFRRWMAELPSVYDKKFILKEAAILYEAGSYKTCHGVLAVYAPISLRLARVGKRDNADQGQVRSRMAHQWPDAKKLLRSDFVIYNDGIHPLTPQIAAAIQHFERI
- a CDS encoding glycosyltransferase family 2 protein, whose product is MIKGKKVTVVMPAYNAELTLRKTYEEVPRDIVDEVILVDDRSRDNTPALARELGIDRVIVHDVNKGYGGNQKTCYTAALENGADIVVMLHPDYQYTPKLLEAMVYPIANGLFPVMLGSRILGKGALKGGMPMYKYIANRFLTAFQNILMGQKLAEYHTGYRAFSKEILEQLPLGENSDDFVFDNEMLGQITYAGFIIGEVTCPTKYFEEASSINFRRSSKYGMGVLRVSITYRLCKWGLMKSKIFNFETGKRLTPTS